From the genome of Primulina eburnea isolate SZY01 chromosome 12, ASM2296580v1, whole genome shotgun sequence, one region includes:
- the LOC140808325 gene encoding uncharacterized protein, whose product MCWSTTLMTLDAQRIVPSWDIFKLKFKESYCPPSFYSSKALEFHNLKQDDMSVADYADNFYAMLRYAPHVAASQVAVVESFIEGLNDHLHPFLSTGKPVNYLEAVEIAKRAEASLKRSGNRVPTQHHQSGRQQFSSSGSASLHPRGKQFKKTGSSSSSSGSSGNRGGYLYSGPYCDHCGASIPVISVLEFKGFVIIVVGRVILLESVLVRRGNQPREVVELKVIEFQQRPSFPSA is encoded by the coding sequence ATGTGTTGGTCTACTACATTGATGACCTTAGATGCTCAGAGGATTGTTCCATCGTGGGATATATTCAAGCTGAAGTTTAAGGAGAGTTACTGTCCTCCATCATTTTACAGTTCTAAGGCTTTGGAGTTTCATAACTTGAAGCAGGACGATATGTCAGTTGCGGATTATGCGGATAATTTTTATGCTATGCTGAGATATGCTCCTCATGTGGCTGCAAGTCAGGTTGCGGTTGTTGAAAGTTTCATTGAAGGATTGAACGATCATCTGCACCCTTTTCTTTCTACCGGTAAACCAGTGAATTATCTTGAAGCAGTGGAAATAGCAAAAAGAGCTGAAGCTAGTCTTAAGAGGAGTGGCAATCGAGTTCCTACCCAACATCATCAGTCAGGGAGGCAACAATTCAGTTCATCTGGTTCTGCATCTCTTCATCCACGTgggaagcaatttaagaagaCTGGTTCTAGTTCTTCGAGTTCAGGGAGTTCAGGGAACCGTGGTGGATATCTTTATAGTGGACCTTATTGTGATCACTGTGGGGCAAGCATTCCAGTAATCAGTGTTTTGGAGTTCAAGGGGTTTGTAATAATTGTGGTCGGCCGGGtcattttgctagagtctgtcctaGTAAGACGGGGAAATCAGCCCAGGGAGGTAGTGGAGCTCAAAGTAATAGAATTCCAGCAGCGTCCCAGTTTCCCATCAGCCTAG